The genomic interval GAAAGCTTAAATGCATAATTTGTAGCTTTTTGGTTTGCCAATGTATCGCTAGTATCGCTACTCATATTTTTACCACAAGCAGAACCAGCCCCATGTGCAGGATAAATTATAAGATCATCTGGTAATGGTGCGATACGATTATGTAGGGAATCATAGAGATGACCTGCAAGATCTTCTGTTGTTAAATCTGATTTTGCAGCAAGATCTGGCCTACCCACGTCCCCTATAAATAATGTGTCTCCTGTAAAAAGAGCCTCTGCTTTCCCGAATGAATCTTTGAGTAAGAAACAAGTAGATTCCATTGTATGGCCTGGAGTATGTATAGTAGTTAATGTCAAATCTCCCACGGGAAACACTTCATTATCTAATGCACTATGAAAATTGTAACCTGCTTGTGCGGTGGGGCCCAAAATCACGGTGGCGCCGGTAGCCTTTGCTAGATCTACTTGACCACTCACAAAATCTGCATGAAAATGAGTTAGAAAAATATACTTTATTTTACTATGATGCTCTCGTGCTAGTTCAATATACGGTTGTATTTCTCTTAAAGGATCTACAATAGCCGCTTCTCCATTTGAACTCAAAAAATAAGCTCCTTGAGCCAAGCATTTTGTATATAATTGTTGTAAAATCATTCTCAAATCTTAGAGAACAAATTTACAAATAATATAGTTTTATGAACACAAAAAAGAGGGCTACTAGCCCTCTATCATACCTATATTATACTATATGTTTATTTAAGCTTTTATAGAACAACCTATAGCTTTTGTTTCTGTAACTTTTATATCTTTTCCTTCAAGCAAAGCATTCACGGCATTTTCAACAAATTTCTCTTCTACGAGATCTTCGTTTCGGCTATTATCATCAATGGCTCCAATGTATTTTACTATTGGATTTCCAGTATTATTCTTTTCTAAAATGTAAACATGAGGTGTTTTTGTAGCTCCATACTTGGGATATACTTTCTGACCATCGTCAAATAAGTAAGGAAACGTAAATCCTTTCTCTTGAGCTCTGAGCTGCATAGACTTATAGCTATCACCTGGTTTTGAAATAGGATTATTGGGGTTTATTGCTATTACAGGATATCCTTTTGATTTATATTTTTTGTCTAGTGCTATAATGCGATCTTCATTTGCAATTGAAAAAGGACATGTATTACAGGTAAATATCAGAATGAAACCTTTTGCACTCTTAAAATCCTTTAAAGAAACCATCTCTCCATCAACATTTCGGAGGTAAAAGTCTGAAGCTTCATCACCTATAGTATAGCCACTGGTTTCAGTGATTTTTACAGCATTGACTCCAAAGGCAGACACCACCACAAGTAATGCTAATAATGTTAATATTTTAAAGGTTCTCATAATATTGTATTCAGATGGGGTTTAATTCTTTTTTCTAAAGCTATATAATCAAATGATCTTTCATAAAAATCTCTTTTCTTATCGCTTACAATTAATGTAGCAGGTATAGCGCCACTCCAATTATCACTCACTCTAGGAATCCAATCATTGGCTTTATCGTCATTCAAAAAAACAACCTCAGATTTTAATTCCCGCTTTCTTATAAACTTTTTAAGATCATCCAACTGTTCTGGAAAATCTAAACTTACAAGTATCACAGAAAGATCTTTGTCATTATAGGTAGCTTGTATTTTCTCAAAAGCAGACAACTCCTTAACACATGGCTTACACCATGTTGCCCAAAAGTTAATTACTAATGTTTTTGAAGAATGAGTATCAATATATCTTTGCAATTCATTGAAATCTAATGTCAATAATTCACCAGACTTTTTAAAAGCACTACCTGTATTTTTTTCTGCTTTTCCTTGGCAAGAAAATAGGATAACACTTATTATTAATACTTTAATAGACTTCATCTAGGTAAAAATATCTTTACAAGACATTATTCTATTTTTAATTAACATACTTTGACAGTTTTATGTTAACGTTATTGCTTCATTTATTTAACACTATTGATAGATTACACATTATGTTTGTGCTTGATAATTCTCAGATTAATTATTCAAATGAGTAAGATTTAAAATATTTAATAGCTTACTTTAACACATATGAATATGCAATTTTTCTGTCAACCTTTTTTTATTAAATCATTGGTACTTATCTTTGGATCATAATTTATGAAAAACAATACAGTACATACTTGGTGGTGGATTACACAACAATCGTTGTCGTAAGCGCGCACCTATGTAATTAATCATATACAGCCTGTCTTACGACAGGCTTTTTTTATGCCTATAACAAACTATCTTTAAGCAGTATAAAATGATCTATAGTTTAAAAACATACTCTAAACGACTCCTCGCAGACACGATAACTCCTGTATCTGTTTACCTACGTCTACGAGATCGCTTTCCCAACAGCTTATTATTAGAAAGTAGCGATTACCATGCAAATGATAATAGTTTTAGCTACGTATGTTGTAATCCCATTGCATCTATAAAAGTTCAACATCAAGAAATCATTCAAGAGTTTCCTGATGGTAAAAAGATAGTGCGCCAGATAAACGATACTACAGATGTGGTAGAGGTTTTAGACGCTTTCGCGAAAGCGTTCTCCACCCATAAAACTGATCTAAAATTTATAAATAATGGACTGTTTGGGTATATGTCTTATGATGCCGTTCAATTTTTTGAAGACATATCTATTTCTAAGAAAGAAGGTGACTTAGATGTACCCGAGATGTACTATGCAGTGTATCAAAATATCATTGCTATAAATCACTTCACAAATGAAGCGCACATATTTTGTCATACCACAACAGATGAAAACAATATTGCAGATATTGAGCAATTACTCAAATCAAAGAATTTTGCAGAGTATAACTTTAATCGTAAAAATGATTTAGAAAGCAACATCTCAGATGAAGATTATAAAGCATTAGTAGATACCTGTAAAAAACATTGCCAGCGAGGAGATGTATTTCAAATTGTTCCGAGTAAGCGATTTTCTCAAGAATTTACGGGTGATGAGTTTAATGTTTACAGAGCCTTACGAAGCGTTAATCCTTCTCCCTATTTATTCTATTTTGATTATGGTAGCTATAAAATTTTTGGCTCATCTCCAGAAGCACAAATTATTGTACAAGATCGTAAAGCTGAGATTCACCCTATTGCCGGAACATTTAAACGTACTGGAAATGATGAACAAGACGCATTACTTGCAAAGCAATTAGCGCTAGACAAAAAAGAAAATGCAGAGCACGTAATGTTAGTAGACCTTGCAAGAAATGACCTTTCTAGAAATGGCCGAGACGTGACAGTAGAAACCTACCGTGAAGTGCAATTTTTCTCCCATGTGATTCATTTAGTGAGTAAAGTAACAGGATTATTGCATCCAGAAAGTAAAACACTACAAGTTGTTGCAGACACGTTTCCTGCAGGTACATTAAGTGGGGCTCCTAAGCACAAAGCCATGCAACTCTTAGAAAAATATGAAAATACCAACCGAACTTTTTATGGAGGTGCCATTGGTTTTATGGACTTTAATGGAAACTTTAATCATGCCATCATTATTCGCTCTTTTTTGAGTAAAAATCATACGTTACACTGGCAAGCTGGGGCAGGAGTAGTTTCAGAAAGTGATCCCGAAAAAGAACTTCAAGAAGTTTATAATAAATTAGGAGCGCTCAATAAAGCACTGGATATCGCAGAAAACATTTAAATAAAAAAAGACGTAGCACTATTAATTACAAAATACGTCGTATCAAAAATAGAAAATGAAAAAAATACTCGTTATAGATAACTATGATAGCTTTGTATATAATCTTGTACATTACCTTGAAGAGTTGGATTGCATTGTGACTGTAAAACGTAACAATAAATTCCACATAGAAGACTGCGAGCACTATGACAAAATATTGCTGTCACCAGGGCCTGGAATTCCAGATGAAGCTGGTCTATTGAAAGATGTCATAAAAACATACG from Dokdonia sp. Hel_I_53 carries:
- a CDS encoding TlpA family protein disulfide reductase, with product MKSIKVLIISVILFSCQGKAEKNTGSAFKKSGELLTLDFNELQRYIDTHSSKTLVINFWATWCKPCVKELSAFEKIQATYNDKDLSVILVSLDFPEQLDDLKKFIRKRELKSEVVFLNDDKANDWIPRVSDNWSGAIPATLIVSDKKRDFYERSFDYIALEKRIKPHLNTIL
- a CDS encoding anthranilate synthase component I family protein; its protein translation is MIYSLKTYSKRLLADTITPVSVYLRLRDRFPNSLLLESSDYHANDNSFSYVCCNPIASIKVQHQEIIQEFPDGKKIVRQINDTTDVVEVLDAFAKAFSTHKTDLKFINNGLFGYMSYDAVQFFEDISISKKEGDLDVPEMYYAVYQNIIAINHFTNEAHIFCHTTTDENNIADIEQLLKSKNFAEYNFNRKNDLESNISDEDYKALVDTCKKHCQRGDVFQIVPSKRFSQEFTGDEFNVYRALRSVNPSPYLFYFDYGSYKIFGSSPEAQIIVQDRKAEIHPIAGTFKRTGNDEQDALLAKQLALDKKENAEHVMLVDLARNDLSRNGRDVTVETYREVQFFSHVIHLVSKVTGLLHPESKTLQVVADTFPAGTLSGAPKHKAMQLLEKYENTNRTFYGGAIGFMDFNGNFNHAIIIRSFLSKNHTLHWQAGAGVVSESDPEKELQEVYNKLGALNKALDIAENI
- a CDS encoding thioredoxin family protein; this encodes MRTFKILTLLALLVVVSAFGVNAVKITETSGYTIGDEASDFYLRNVDGEMVSLKDFKSAKGFILIFTCNTCPFSIANEDRIIALDKKYKSKGYPVIAINPNNPISKPGDSYKSMQLRAQEKGFTFPYLFDDGQKVYPKYGATKTPHVYILEKNNTGNPIVKYIGAIDDNSRNEDLVEEKFVENAVNALLEGKDIKVTETKAIGCSIKA